In one Burkholderiales bacterium GJ-E10 genomic region, the following are encoded:
- a CDS encoding flagellar biosynthetic protein FlhB — translation MAEESDSGQDRTLDPSAKRLADARKEGNVPRSRDLGNLFIIGASVGVMTLAGGSVASASRALVAGGLRFDAQSATDPAAMLARLGTCVAAAMTGTAPIFLVLAIAAVAAPLAIGGLVFVPGAAAPKLERLSLVGGFGRLFSWQSLVGLAKTSLLAILLAIVGGSYVATHLDRFASLAAEGNAGAVAESFHLAIAASALMAVALAVIAAIDVPYQIISFRNRLRMTVTEMREEAREMQGDPQIKARVRRAQRDMARRRMMAAVPKADVVVTNPEHFSVAIKYLEDRHRAPVVVAKGMDDVAMRIREVARGAGVPQLEAPPLARALYKHVEIGEEIPAALYTAVAQVLAYIFQLKTYAQGIGPRPVEPHDIAVPEGMDPLEPMAQA, via the coding sequence ATGGCCGAAGAATCCGACAGCGGACAGGACCGCACCCTAGACCCATCCGCCAAACGCTTGGCGGATGCACGCAAGGAAGGGAATGTTCCCCGATCGCGGGATCTGGGGAACCTCTTCATCATCGGCGCGTCGGTCGGCGTGATGACCTTGGCGGGTGGCTCGGTGGCGTCGGCAAGCCGCGCTCTGGTCGCCGGCGGGCTGCGCTTCGATGCGCAGAGCGCCACCGATCCGGCGGCGATGCTGGCGCGGCTGGGAACCTGCGTTGCCGCGGCGATGACGGGCACGGCGCCGATTTTCCTGGTTCTGGCGATCGCGGCCGTGGCGGCACCGCTGGCGATCGGCGGATTGGTGTTCGTGCCGGGTGCGGCCGCACCCAAACTCGAGCGTCTGAGTCTGGTTGGCGGGTTCGGGCGGCTGTTTTCGTGGCAGTCCCTGGTCGGACTGGCCAAGACGTCGCTGTTGGCGATCCTCCTCGCCATCGTCGGCGGCAGTTATGTGGCCACCCACCTCGACCGCTTCGCGTCCCTCGCCGCCGAAGGCAACGCGGGGGCGGTTGCCGAATCCTTTCACCTGGCCATCGCGGCGTCGGCGCTGATGGCGGTCGCACTGGCCGTCATCGCGGCAATCGACGTTCCGTACCAGATCATTTCCTTCCGTAACCGCTTGCGCATGACGGTCACCGAAATGCGCGAAGAAGCGCGCGAGATGCAGGGGGACCCGCAGATCAAGGCGCGGGTGCGCCGCGCGCAGCGCGACATGGCCAGGCGCCGCATGATGGCTGCGGTTCCAAAGGCCGACGTGGTGGTCACCAATCCGGAGCACTTTTCCGTCGCGATCAAGTACCTGGAGGATCGGCACCGCGCACCGGTGGTGGTCGCCAAGGGCATGGACGACGTGGCGATGCGCATCCGCGAGGTTGCGCGGGGAGCGGGCGTGCCCCAGCTGGAAGCGCCGCCGCTGGCCCGGGCGCTCTACAAGCACGTCGAGATCGGCGAAGAGATCCCGGCCGCGTTGTATACCGCGGTGGCCCAGGTGCTGGCCTATATCTTCCAGCTCAAGACGTATGCCCAGGGCATCGGGCCGCGCCCGGTCGAGCCGCATGACATCGCGGTGCCGGAAGGAATGGACCCGCTCGAACCCATGGCGCAGGCGTAA
- a CDS encoding flagellar biosynthetic protein FlhF, which produces MGFRRYVATTAREALHRVRLELGAEAVILSNRRLDSGRIEIIAAAEGQMRNLVDEFEPVNVASAAAATSASVAMRSKLPPAPRKPAAAKPEPARAGRAMPESFQEFIRRQTTIAQPRLGGAAMYDDVAHADDEPAPPVSRPAAAIHPVAVAAESVARAAPAVFRRRPSRAEPFLSQSAEPASPTLQPAASVPPAAPAAALSGAPAMALSATAAATTAPPPVAAAPAVTAPVPDLFVTAPSTTAGGVAAGTQPSSPTGDTRVMEELRSLRSVLADRLSNLEVNLASKVAATRPLAATTAPGQLVLARQVMIRLLMSGFSPELARRVAEKTPAGLEAAQADAWLQAVVARNVHCPVEDENPASGTGAIALVGPTGVGKTTTIAKLAARHAVRHGASSLGLITLDSYRIGAHEQLRSYGRILGVPVFAAHDASSLKDLLASLRGKRTVLIDTCGMSQRDQRLTEMLGLLDEVRFADQPIQRVLLLNAASHAETLDEVSRAWRLGTMQGTVLTKIDEAARIGGALDCMMRYRAPLLGITNGQRVPEDWHAANPALLAHIALKPFGSSFSLDGEEAQAFVAGAAAQELAVRAS; this is translated from the coding sequence ATGGGATTCAGACGATATGTAGCGACGACCGCCCGCGAGGCCCTGCATCGGGTTCGCCTGGAGCTGGGGGCCGAAGCGGTCATCCTGTCCAACCGCCGCCTGGATTCCGGGCGCATCGAGATCATCGCCGCGGCCGAGGGACAAATGCGCAACCTGGTCGACGAGTTCGAGCCGGTCAACGTGGCCTCGGCCGCCGCGGCCACTTCGGCGAGCGTCGCCATGCGTAGCAAGCTTCCTCCCGCGCCGCGCAAGCCGGCCGCGGCGAAGCCGGAGCCGGCTCGCGCCGGTCGTGCCATGCCGGAGTCGTTCCAGGAATTCATCCGTCGACAGACCACCATCGCGCAGCCGCGCCTCGGCGGCGCGGCGATGTACGACGACGTCGCGCACGCCGACGACGAACCGGCACCTCCGGTGTCGCGCCCCGCCGCAGCGATCCATCCCGTTGCCGTCGCGGCGGAGTCGGTCGCACGCGCTGCGCCCGCCGTGTTCCGTCGCCGCCCTTCGCGGGCGGAGCCCTTCCTGTCGCAGTCCGCGGAGCCCGCGTCGCCGACCTTGCAGCCGGCGGCATCCGTACCTCCTGCAGCGCCTGCCGCGGCACTTTCCGGGGCACCTGCCATGGCACTTTCGGCGACGGCGGCGGCGACAACTGCGCCGCCGCCGGTTGCTGCAGCGCCGGCCGTGACTGCCCCGGTGCCGGACCTGTTCGTCACCGCGCCGTCGACCACGGCGGGCGGGGTCGCTGCGGGAACCCAGCCATCCTCGCCGACGGGCGACACCCGCGTGATGGAGGAGTTGCGGTCGCTGCGTTCCGTGCTGGCGGATCGGCTCTCCAACCTGGAAGTCAACCTTGCGTCGAAGGTCGCGGCGACCCGGCCGCTTGCCGCGACGACCGCGCCCGGGCAGCTCGTGCTGGCCCGGCAGGTGATGATTCGCCTGTTGATGTCGGGGTTTTCCCCGGAGCTGGCGCGCCGCGTTGCCGAAAAGACGCCCGCCGGCCTGGAGGCTGCGCAGGCCGACGCCTGGCTGCAGGCGGTGGTGGCGCGCAACGTCCACTGTCCGGTCGAGGACGAAAACCCGGCATCCGGCACCGGTGCGATTGCGCTGGTCGGGCCCACCGGGGTTGGCAAGACCACGACGATCGCCAAGCTGGCGGCCCGGCATGCGGTGCGCCACGGTGCGTCGAGCCTCGGCCTGATCACGCTCGACTCCTACCGGATCGGCGCGCACGAACAATTGCGCAGTTACGGACGCATCCTCGGCGTGCCGGTGTTCGCGGCCCACGACGCCTCGAGCCTGAAGGATCTTCTGGCGTCGCTGCGCGGCAAGCGCACCGTCCTGATCGACACCTGCGGGATGTCGCAGCGCGACCAGCGCCTGACGGAAATGCTGGGCTTGCTCGACGAAGTGCGATTCGCCGACCAGCCCATCCAGCGGGTCCTGTTGCTCAACGCCGCGTCGCATGCCGAGACGCTCGACGAGGTGTCGCGGGCATGGCGGTTGGGGACCATGCAGGGCACGGTGTTGACCAAGATCGATGAGGCGGCGCGGATCGGCGGTGCCCTCGACTGCATGATGCGCTATCGCGCGCCGCTGCTCGGAATCACCAATGGCCAGCGGGTTCCGGAGGATTGGCACGCGGCCAACCCCGCACTGCTCGCGCACATCGCGTTGAAGCCGTTCGGCTCCTCGTTTTCCTTGGATGGCGAGGAGGCCCAGGCGTTCGTCGCGGGTGCGGCGGCGCAGGAACTGGCGGTACGGGCGTCCTGA
- a CDS encoding phage protein, with amino-acid sequence MRGQMSGKPQQGPIMAKAELIRQMAEEATRPLHDFGDVPTLDLAPKPIQEEESEDAHDLFVWFENTSDRLRDGQCGMAGLPECLIPVGAGMRVIERHYVTGHAHLLSAARIRCQDRRSERIAAIYTAALAVGTVAWIGSGLQYELAWNALYATEEILPS; translated from the coding sequence TTGCGCGGCCAGATGTCCGGAAAGCCACAACAGGGGCCGATCATGGCAAAAGCAGAACTCATTCGGCAGATGGCGGAAGAAGCGACCCGCCCGCTGCACGACTTCGGGGACGTCCCGACGCTCGACCTCGCGCCCAAGCCGATCCAGGAAGAGGAATCGGAAGATGCGCACGATCTTTTCGTCTGGTTCGAGAACACCTCGGACCGCCTGCGGGACGGCCAATGCGGCATGGCCGGCCTGCCCGAGTGCCTGATTCCCGTAGGCGCCGGCATGCGCGTGATCGAGCGACACTATGTCACCGGCCACGCCCACCTGCTATCCGCGGCACGCATCCGCTGCCAGGATCGCCGCAGCGAACGGATTGCGGCAATCTATACCGCGGCGCTCGCCGTCGGAACGGTTGCCTGGATCGGGTCGGGCCTGCAGTACGAACTGGCGTGGAACGCGCTGTACGCGACCGAGGAAATCCTGCCGTCCTGA
- a CDS encoding flagellar biosynthesis protein FlhA, translated as MNAVLNHPLFQSIPWRSLAVPLVVFLILAMMMLPLPPFALDILFTFNIALALVILMVATYTKKPLDFAAFPTVLLLTTLMRLSLNVASTRVVLTRGHTGAGAAGKVIESFGHFVIGGNFTVGLIVFAILVVINFMVVTKGAGRIAEVAARFTLDAMPGKQMAIDADMNSGLIDDKEARRRRSEVALEADFYGAMDGASKFVRGDAVAGILVLFINIIGGLAIGVLQHGMPIMSAVNNYVLLTIGDGLVAQIPALTISIAAGLIVSRVGKDDNDIGTQILDSVMATPRALGITAAILAILGSIPGMPSMVFLMLAALCGYAAWFLVRRAKQGDEKKAQEEAAATPVPAAAQEASWDDIVPVDVVGLEVGYRLISLVDAKADGELLKRIKAIRKKFAQEVGFLPPSVHIRDNLDLKPTQYRVLLKGVVVGEGEAFSGQFLAINPGNITQALPGTPTQDPAFGLPAIWIDAGAKDSAQVLGYTVVDCATVIATHINHLLLTNAGQLLGRAETQALLDHFGRNYPKLVDDLVPKLIPVATLQKILANLLDEGVHIRDLRTILETLADGATRSTDASELTAMVRTALRASIAQAWFGSTRELPVIALDQDLEKLLVQSLGAPGEVPAFEPGLVDALQRNAAAVAKRQEEIGVTPTLLVPDRLRLPLARLLKRAAPRLRVLGHAEVPETSVIRVNNVLGARA; from the coding sequence ATGAACGCAGTTCTGAATCATCCGCTGTTCCAGTCGATTCCCTGGCGATCGCTGGCCGTGCCGCTGGTGGTGTTCCTCATCCTCGCGATGATGATGCTGCCGCTGCCGCCGTTTGCGCTCGACATCCTGTTCACCTTCAACATCGCGCTGGCGCTGGTGATCCTGATGGTGGCGACCTATACGAAGAAGCCGCTCGACTTCGCCGCCTTCCCAACGGTTCTGCTGCTCACCACCTTGATGCGGCTGTCGCTCAACGTCGCGTCGACGCGGGTGGTGCTGACGCGCGGACACACCGGTGCGGGCGCCGCCGGCAAGGTCATCGAGTCGTTCGGCCACTTCGTGATCGGCGGCAACTTCACCGTCGGTCTGATCGTGTTCGCGATCCTGGTGGTGATCAACTTCATGGTCGTCACCAAAGGCGCGGGGCGGATCGCCGAGGTGGCCGCCCGCTTCACCCTCGACGCGATGCCTGGCAAGCAGATGGCGATCGATGCCGACATGAATTCCGGGCTGATCGACGACAAGGAGGCTCGCCGTCGCCGTTCCGAGGTCGCGCTGGAAGCCGACTTCTACGGTGCGATGGACGGCGCGAGCAAGTTCGTGCGCGGTGACGCGGTGGCCGGGATCCTCGTCCTGTTCATCAACATCATCGGCGGCCTGGCGATCGGCGTCCTGCAGCACGGCATGCCGATCATGTCGGCGGTCAACAATTATGTCCTGCTCACCATCGGCGACGGCCTGGTCGCCCAGATCCCGGCACTGACGATCTCGATCGCGGCGGGTCTCATCGTTTCGCGCGTCGGCAAGGACGACAACGACATCGGCACGCAGATTCTCGACAGCGTGATGGCGACTCCGCGCGCTCTGGGGATCACCGCGGCGATCCTCGCGATCCTCGGCAGCATTCCGGGGATGCCGTCGATGGTCTTCCTGATGCTTGCGGCGCTGTGTGGCTATGCAGCCTGGTTCCTGGTGCGGCGAGCAAAGCAGGGGGACGAGAAGAAGGCGCAGGAGGAGGCCGCGGCGACGCCCGTCCCCGCCGCGGCGCAGGAGGCAAGCTGGGACGACATCGTTCCGGTGGATGTGGTGGGGCTGGAGGTCGGATACCGCCTGATCTCGCTCGTCGACGCCAAGGCGGACGGCGAGTTGCTGAAGCGCATCAAGGCGATTCGCAAGAAGTTCGCCCAGGAAGTCGGCTTCCTGCCGCCGTCGGTGCACATCCGCGACAACCTCGACCTCAAGCCGACCCAGTACCGGGTCCTGCTCAAGGGTGTGGTGGTCGGCGAGGGAGAGGCCTTCTCCGGGCAGTTCCTGGCGATCAACCCGGGGAATATCACCCAGGCGCTGCCGGGAACCCCGACCCAGGATCCGGCGTTCGGCCTGCCGGCGATCTGGATCGACGCGGGTGCGAAGGATTCCGCCCAGGTCCTGGGCTATACGGTCGTCGACTGCGCGACGGTGATCGCGACCCACATCAATCACTTGCTGCTGACGAATGCCGGACAGCTGCTCGGCCGGGCGGAGACGCAGGCGCTGCTCGACCACTTCGGACGCAACTATCCCAAACTCGTCGACGATCTGGTGCCGAAGCTGATCCCGGTCGCCACGCTGCAGAAGATCCTCGCGAATCTGCTCGACGAGGGGGTTCACATCCGCGATCTGCGCACGATTCTCGAAACCCTTGCCGACGGCGCCACCCGCAGCACGGACGCGTCGGAGTTGACGGCGATGGTGCGGACCGCGCTGCGCGCGTCGATCGCGCAGGCGTGGTTCGGCTCGACGCGCGAACTGCCGGTGATCGCGCTGGATCAGGATCTGGAAAAGCTGCTCGTCCAATCCCTGGGCGCGCCCGGCGAGGTGCCGGCGTTCGAGCCCGGGCTGGTCGATGCGCTGCAGCGCAACGCGGCGGCCGTGGCGAAGCGGCAGGAAGAAATCGGCGTCACGCCGACGCTGCTGGTGCCGGACCGTTTGCGGCTGCCGCTGGCGCGGCTGCTCAAGCGCGCCGCGCCCCGGCTGCGGGTGCTGGGGCACGCGGAGGTTCCGGAGACGAGCGTGATCCGGGTGAACAACGTCCTCGGCGCACGGGCATGA
- a CDS encoding RNA polymerase sigma-28 subunit FliA/WhiG, with the protein MKSDAFVYTARGTLERDQDYAKQYAPLVRRIAHQMVAKLPANVEVDDLIQAGMIGLMDAVGRYEASQGTQFEVYAASRIRGAMLDELRAGDWMPRSARKSQREIENAIHRVEQRLRRPPQESEIARELDMSVGEYQELLAEARGAQLIYFDDLGGGDNDEDYLERHLPQTDSEPMGILRDKRFRAALVEAIENLPEREKLLMSMYYEQDLNLREIGAVMGVTESRVCQLHSQAVSRLRAKLKSW; encoded by the coding sequence TTGAAGAGCGACGCTTTCGTGTATACCGCACGCGGAACGCTGGAGCGAGACCAGGACTATGCCAAGCAGTATGCGCCCTTGGTGCGACGGATCGCGCACCAGATGGTCGCGAAGCTGCCGGCAAACGTCGAGGTCGACGATCTGATCCAGGCCGGCATGATCGGTCTCATGGATGCGGTCGGCCGCTACGAGGCGTCGCAGGGGACGCAGTTCGAGGTCTACGCGGCGAGCCGGATCCGCGGCGCCATGCTCGACGAACTGCGCGCCGGCGACTGGATGCCCCGGTCTGCGCGCAAAAGCCAACGCGAAATCGAAAACGCCATCCACCGCGTCGAGCAGCGCCTGCGGCGCCCGCCGCAGGAGAGCGAGATCGCGCGGGAACTCGACATGTCCGTTGGCGAGTACCAGGAACTCCTGGCCGAGGCCCGTGGCGCGCAACTGATCTATTTCGACGATCTCGGCGGCGGGGACAACGACGAGGATTATCTCGAACGCCATCTGCCGCAGACCGACAGCGAACCGATGGGGATCCTGCGCGACAAGCGCTTTCGCGCTGCGCTGGTCGAGGCCATCGAGAACCTGCCCGAGCGCGAGAAGTTGTTGATGAGCATGTACTACGAGCAGGACCTCAACCTTCGCGAAATCGGCGCCGTGATGGGCGTGACCGAGTCGCGGGTTTGCCAGTTGCACAGCCAGGCGGTATCCCGGCTGCGGGCCAAGCTGAAGAGCTGGTGA
- a CDS encoding flagellar brake protein YcgR encodes MQLHPFPEPDTPELEPYTLYGRPEIVSLLRRITGDRTLVTVYPGRAGDFSVSMILETDPDRGRLVLDMPAGNEARQRVLQARELVFVAFFENIKVQFTAAGARERPFDGKPAFEVDLPEQMLRLQRREFFRVRTPKLAPASCLIPQADGASRYESVRVVNLSVGGLAVLVHPHLFDLPPGEVVRNCFLDLPSVGPINVAFRVVNVYDIGGGAGEWGRRCGCQFLDLDPQARMMLQRYVNRVEGEQRKVAVEAKRE; translated from the coding sequence ATGCAACTGCACCCCTTTCCGGAGCCGGATACCCCGGAGCTCGAACCGTACACGCTGTATGGCCGGCCGGAGATCGTGTCGCTGCTGCGGCGGATCACGGGCGATCGCACGCTGGTCACGGTATATCCGGGGCGGGCCGGCGATTTCTCCGTGTCGATGATCCTGGAGACGGACCCGGACCGCGGTCGGCTGGTGCTGGACATGCCGGCGGGCAATGAGGCGAGGCAACGGGTGCTGCAGGCCCGGGAACTGGTGTTTGTCGCGTTCTTCGAGAACATCAAGGTGCAGTTCACGGCCGCGGGGGCGCGGGAACGGCCCTTCGACGGCAAGCCGGCATTCGAGGTCGACCTGCCGGAGCAGATGCTGCGCCTGCAGCGGCGCGAATTTTTCCGCGTCCGTACCCCCAAGCTCGCGCCAGCGAGTTGCCTGATTCCGCAGGCCGACGGCGCTTCCCGCTACGAGTCGGTGCGGGTGGTCAATCTGAGCGTGGGGGGGCTGGCGGTCCTGGTGCATCCCCACTTGTTCGATCTGCCACCTGGGGAGGTCGTCCGAAACTGTTTTCTCGACCTTCCCAGTGTCGGCCCGATCAATGTGGCGTTCCGCGTCGTCAACGTCTATGACATCGGCGGCGGCGCGGGCGAGTGGGGGCGCCGCTGCGGCTGTCAGTTCCTTGATCTGGATCCTCAGGCGCGGATGATGTTGCAGCGGTACGTGAACCGCGTCGAAGGGGAGCAGCGGAAGGTGGCGGTGGAGGCGAAGCGGGAGTAA